The proteins below come from a single Ruegeria sp. SCSIO 43209 genomic window:
- a CDS encoding DNA translocase FtsK, with protein MASYNARNRDPLLDSNTQAAIERRSKELIGIALILLGLAAAAMIWSYTPDDPNWMVSTDAPVQNWMGRVGASIAAPLFMIVGWGSLGVALVLITWGVRFAGHLGEDRAIARLIFAPIWIAVLAVYAATLVPGAEWRTTHSYGLGGLFGDTVMGAILTLLPISSHFLVKLMSLAMAVGMLALGVFVLGFGKADIRNGFRAFLLGLVMAYDLLMNALGRGASATARAARDRKAQWAERKAERAVPVQADFDDDLAYADPVFEDPEIEAQEPVAKTGLLARMPSLIRRPDPMPEPELVENVAVEGYYDMPGEDRIRSKISAAVRNRKVAAGVLTPEPDPNLPLTKGRGRGPDPLILNSGAADELPPEPPMTSAGLPPEPPLTAGSDVETLAADSEADNWMQQDYVSEPDYDDEAVFDDAPEPALQPRQAVKIPVAEPRKPVVAQPVRRTPPPSRRAQAEAQPTLSFEERHSDFELPPLGLLSNPASIQRHHLSDEALEENARMLENVLDDYGVKGEIVSVRPGPVVTMYELEPAPGLKASRVIGLADDIARSMSALSARVSTLPGRSVIGIELPNENREMVVLREILASRDFGDGNHALPLALGKDIGGESVVANLAKMPHLLIAGTTGSGKSVAINTMILSLLYKLTPDECRLIMIDPKMLELSVYDGIPHLLSPVVTDPKKAVVALKWVVGEMEDRYRKMSKMGVRNIAGYNGRVKDALSKGEMFSRTVQTGFDDETGEPMFETEEFAPEAMPYIVVIVDEMADLMMVAGKEIEACIQRLAQMARASGIHLIMATQRPSVDVITGTIKANFPTRISFQVTSKVDSRTILGEMGAEQLLGQGDMLYMAGGAKITRCHGPFVSDEEVEEIVNHLKQFGPPAYMSGVVDGPAEEKADNIDAVLGLNTGGNTNGEDALYDQAVAIVIKDRKCSTSYIQRKLAIGYNKAARLVEQMEDEGVVSGANHVGKREILVPEQ; from the coding sequence ATGGCATCATATAACGCGCGAAACCGTGACCCGCTGCTGGACAGCAACACGCAAGCCGCCATTGAACGGCGTAGCAAAGAACTGATCGGGATCGCTTTGATCCTGTTAGGGTTGGCCGCTGCAGCGATGATCTGGTCCTATACGCCCGATGATCCAAACTGGATGGTTTCGACCGATGCGCCCGTGCAAAACTGGATGGGGCGCGTCGGGGCCTCGATTGCCGCGCCGTTGTTTATGATCGTGGGTTGGGGCAGCTTGGGTGTCGCCTTGGTGCTGATCACTTGGGGCGTTCGATTTGCAGGTCATTTAGGTGAAGACCGTGCCATTGCCCGCCTGATTTTTGCGCCGATCTGGATCGCCGTTCTGGCTGTCTATGCAGCGACTCTGGTACCGGGTGCCGAATGGCGGACGACGCACAGCTATGGCTTGGGTGGTCTATTCGGCGATACAGTGATGGGCGCGATTTTGACTTTGTTGCCGATCTCATCGCACTTCCTGGTCAAGCTGATGTCGCTGGCGATGGCGGTCGGTATGCTGGCTCTGGGTGTATTCGTGTTGGGTTTCGGCAAAGCGGACATTCGCAATGGCTTCCGGGCGTTTCTGTTGGGACTGGTCATGGCCTATGATCTGTTGATGAACGCGCTGGGACGCGGGGCATCGGCGACAGCGCGGGCAGCACGGGACCGGAAGGCCCAATGGGCCGAGCGCAAGGCCGAACGTGCAGTTCCGGTTCAGGCGGATTTTGACGACGACCTGGCCTACGCTGATCCGGTCTTTGAAGACCCTGAGATTGAAGCGCAGGAACCTGTCGCCAAGACAGGCCTTCTGGCTCGGATGCCTTCCCTGATCCGTCGTCCTGACCCAATGCCCGAGCCTGAGTTGGTCGAAAACGTTGCGGTCGAAGGGTATTACGACATGCCGGGTGAGGATCGCATCCGGTCCAAGATTTCCGCCGCTGTGCGCAATCGTAAAGTGGCCGCTGGTGTGCTAACGCCCGAACCCGATCCCAACTTGCCATTGACCAAAGGGCGGGGCAGGGGACCTGACCCGTTGATTTTGAACTCTGGCGCGGCAGACGAGTTGCCGCCCGAACCCCCGATGACCTCTGCAGGTTTGCCCCCCGAACCACCGCTGACAGCAGGATCTGATGTTGAGACGCTGGCGGCTGACTCCGAGGCTGATAATTGGATGCAGCAGGACTATGTTTCCGAACCGGACTATGATGATGAGGCCGTGTTTGATGATGCCCCCGAACCCGCGCTCCAACCGAGACAGGCTGTCAAGATTCCTGTCGCTGAGCCGCGTAAACCTGTAGTAGCTCAACCGGTCCGACGCACTCCTCCACCTTCGCGCAGGGCGCAAGCCGAAGCACAGCCGACACTTTCTTTCGAGGAACGGCATTCCGACTTCGAACTGCCACCGCTGGGCCTTCTGTCCAACCCTGCAAGCATCCAACGCCATCACCTAAGCGATGAGGCGCTCGAGGAAAATGCGCGGATGCTGGAAAACGTGCTGGATGACTACGGCGTCAAGGGCGAGATCGTAAGTGTCCGCCCCGGTCCGGTTGTGACCATGTACGAATTGGAGCCTGCACCGGGTTTAAAAGCCAGCCGTGTGATCGGTTTGGCCGACGATATCGCGCGCTCAATGTCGGCTTTGTCCGCGCGGGTTTCAACTCTACCGGGGCGCTCGGTTATTGGCATTGAACTGCCCAATGAAAACCGTGAGATGGTGGTGCTGCGCGAAATCCTCGCCAGTCGCGATTTCGGCGATGGTAATCATGCGCTGCCCTTGGCGTTGGGCAAGGATATCGGCGGTGAGTCCGTGGTGGCGAACTTGGCAAAAATGCCTCACCTCTTGATCGCTGGTACGACTGGTTCCGGTAAGTCGGTGGCAATCAATACGATGATCCTGTCGCTGCTTTATAAGCTAACGCCGGATGAGTGCCGCCTGATCATGATCGACCCCAAGATGCTGGAACTGTCGGTCTATGACGGTATCCCGCACCTGCTTTCGCCCGTTGTGACCGACCCGAAAAAGGCGGTTGTGGCCCTGAAATGGGTCGTGGGCGAGATGGAGGATCGCTATCGCAAAATGTCCAAAATGGGCGTGCGCAATATCGCGGGCTACAATGGCCGCGTGAAGGATGCGCTATCCAAGGGCGAGATGTTCAGCCGCACGGTCCAGACCGGCTTTGACGATGAAACCGGCGAGCCAATGTTCGAGACCGAAGAATTCGCGCCCGAAGCAATGCCTTATATCGTTGTGATCGTCGACGAGATGGCTGACCTGATGATGGTTGCGGGCAAGGAGATCGAGGCCTGCATTCAACGTCTGGCGCAGATGGCGCGGGCCTCGGGCATTCACCTGATCATGGCCACTCAGCGCCCCTCTGTTGATGTGATCACCGGGACGATCAAGGCGAACTTCCCGACCCGTATTTCGTTCCAGGTGACTTCGAAAGTCGACAGTCGCACCATTTTGGGCGAGATGGGTGCCGAACAACTTCTGGGGCAGGGCGACATGCTGTATATGGCGGGCGGGGCGAAGATCACCCGTTGTCACGGTCCGTTTGTCTCGGATGAAGAGGTCGAAGAAATCGTCAACCACCTGAAACAGTTCGGCCCGCCGGCCTACATGAGTGGCGTGGTAGATGGCCCGGCCGAGGAAAAGGCTGACAATATCGACGCTGTTCTGGGCCTGAACACGGGTGGCAACACGAACGGAGAAGACGCCCTTTACGACCAGGCAGTGGCGATTGTGATCAAAGATCGCAAATGCTCGACGTCCTACATTCAGCGAAAACTTGCCATTGGCTACAACAAAGCTGCGCGGCTTGTTGAGCAGATGGAGGACGAAGGCGTTGTTTCCGGGGCAAATCACGTTGGAAAACGCGAAATCCTCGTCCCCGAGCAGTAA
- a CDS encoding ATP-binding protein, protein MSFPATQVQASAGIAALSARLAAQGLPESKADDVRIALTEAINNVVEHAYAGVAAADVQIDCSLCAKKLVIQITDTGDPMPELRIPSGTPPSVDTALQDLPEGGFGWHLIHQLASDIQYERKSGGNLLCLRFDFDEMP, encoded by the coding sequence GTGAGCTTTCCCGCGACACAAGTGCAGGCCAGCGCAGGGATCGCGGCGTTAAGCGCACGGCTGGCGGCGCAGGGATTGCCGGAAAGCAAAGCAGATGACGTAAGAATCGCGCTGACGGAAGCGATCAACAACGTGGTCGAACATGCCTATGCCGGGGTGGCCGCCGCTGACGTTCAAATCGATTGCTCATTATGTGCAAAGAAGCTGGTGATTCAGATCACCGATACCGGCGACCCGATGCCCGAATTGCGGATACCGAGCGGCACTCCACCATCTGTCGACACTGCTTTGCAGGACCTGCCCGAGGGCGGCTTTGGCTGGCACCTGATTCATCAACTTGCCAGCGACATACAATATGAACGCAAAAGCGGCGGGAACCTGCTCTGCTTGCGGTTCGACTTTGACGAGATGCCCTAG
- a CDS encoding STAS domain-containing protein: MGLSSEITGETQIISVHCDRIDAAMAIQFKEDMRAETQTHAKRVVLDLSSVEFIDSSGLGAIVASMKQLEKGRRLDLAGLRPIVEKVFRLTRMDTVFRLFKSLDEAIGAGAD, from the coding sequence ATGGGGCTCAGCAGCGAGATCACCGGCGAGACACAGATAATATCCGTTCATTGTGATCGAATTGATGCCGCAATGGCGATTCAATTCAAGGAAGATATGCGCGCGGAAACCCAAACCCATGCCAAACGGGTGGTGTTGGATTTGTCTTCTGTCGAATTCATCGACTCCAGCGGTCTGGGCGCCATTGTCGCCTCGATGAAACAATTGGAAAAAGGGCGCAGATTGGATCTGGCCGGCTTGCGCCCGATCGTTGAAAAAGTGTTCCGCCTGACCCGCATGGACACCGTGTTCAGACTGTTCAAATCGCTGGATGAGGCGATCGGCGCTGGTGCAGACTGA
- a CDS encoding lytic transglycosylase, protein MSRILFVLFGVLLLASCGGGSKQPPSRLNDACSIAREKPDYIKAFKSTERKWGVPVHVQMATIYQESRYRADARTPHKYVLGVIPMGRQSSAYGYGQALDGTWEQYQRETGKRRAKRDRIRDASDFIGWYMNKSYERNGIHPTDARNQYLAYHEGQTGYARGSYNSKSWLLNVANDVDARAQLYQAQLANCRY, encoded by the coding sequence ATGAGCAGAATTCTTTTCGTACTCTTCGGGGTGCTGCTTTTGGCATCCTGTGGTGGCGGGTCCAAACAGCCACCGAGCAGACTGAATGACGCGTGCAGCATTGCGCGCGAAAAACCCGATTATATCAAGGCCTTCAAAAGCACCGAGCGCAAATGGGGTGTCCCCGTTCACGTTCAGATGGCCACGATTTACCAAGAAAGCCGTTATCGCGCAGATGCGCGCACACCGCACAAATACGTGCTGGGCGTCATCCCGATGGGTCGCCAAAGCAGTGCTTACGGCTATGGTCAGGCACTTGATGGCACGTGGGAGCAGTATCAACGCGAAACCGGCAAACGCCGCGCCAAGCGGGATCGCATCCGTGATGCATCGGATTTCATTGGCTGGTACATGAACAAAAGCTATGAGCGGAACGGGATTCATCCCACCGACGCGCGTAACCAATACCTGGCCTATCACGAAGGGCAAACCGGCTACGCGCGCGGCAGCTACAACAGCAAATCTTGGCTGTTGAACGTTGCGAATGATGTAGACGCCCGAGCGCAACTGTATCAGGCGCAGCTGGCGAACTGCCGTTACTAA
- the hspQ gene encoding heat shock protein HspQ produces the protein MLKTQAKYRLGQVVRHRRHPFRGVIFDVDPEFSNSEEWYQAIPEDSRPLKDQPFYHLLAENDQSFYVAYVSEQNLVEDQSGEPVDHPDIPNMFGPFQDGSYPLHFQLN, from the coding sequence ATGCTAAAGACACAAGCCAAGTACCGCCTGGGACAGGTGGTTCGACACCGTAGACACCCTTTTCGAGGGGTTATTTTTGATGTCGATCCGGAATTCTCGAACTCGGAGGAATGGTATCAGGCCATTCCTGAAGACAGTCGCCCGCTGAAGGATCAGCCGTTCTATCATTTGCTGGCTGAGAATGATCAATCCTTCTATGTCGCTTATGTTTCAGAACAAAATCTGGTTGAGGACCAATCGGGTGAGCCGGTAGACCATCCCGATATCCCCAACATGTTCGGCCCGTTTCAGGATGGATCTTATCCGCTGCACTTTCAGTTGAACTGA
- a CDS encoding outer membrane lipoprotein carrier protein LolA, whose protein sequence is MKQIAFALALTLAAPAAWAAEKLPLSQISNYLNQMKTVQTTFTQVNDDGSLSTGKLWLERPGKMRFEYDPPNSAVVLARSGTVQIFDPKSNQPPEQYPLKRTPLSLVLARNVNLGQANMVVGHDFDGTATVVTAQDPKNPESGRIELMFTSNPVELRKWVIHDNAGSQTTVLLGPLTEGGNLDSSVFSSKTRIRSDDR, encoded by the coding sequence ATGAAACAGATTGCTTTTGCCCTTGCTCTGACACTGGCTGCGCCCGCCGCGTGGGCGGCTGAAAAGCTGCCACTGTCGCAAATCTCTAACTACCTGAACCAGATGAAGACGGTTCAGACCACATTCACGCAGGTGAATGATGACGGATCGCTTAGCACCGGTAAGCTGTGGCTCGAGCGGCCCGGAAAAATGCGGTTCGAATATGATCCGCCCAACAGCGCGGTAGTTTTGGCGCGGTCGGGGACGGTGCAGATCTTTGACCCGAAATCCAATCAGCCGCCCGAACAGTACCCGCTGAAACGCACACCGCTGTCACTGGTGTTGGCGCGGAATGTCAATCTGGGGCAAGCCAATATGGTTGTTGGGCACGATTTTGACGGGACCGCCACGGTTGTGACGGCTCAGGACCCCAAGAACCCGGAAAGCGGGCGGATCGAGTTAATGTTTACATCCAATCCGGTTGAGCTGCGCAAATGGGTGATCCACGATAACGCTGGAAGTCAAACGACCGTACTGCTGGGGCCGTTGACTGAAGGCGGAAACCTCGATTCCAGCGTGTTTTCAAGCAAAACCCGTATCAGGTCAGACGATCGCTGA
- a CDS encoding acetyl-CoA C-acyltransferase, giving the protein MNEVVIAGAARTPMGGFQGMFDGVAAADLGGAAIRAALEGAGIRTVDEVLMGCVLPAGQGQAPARQAGFAAGLGEDVPATTLNKMCGSGMKAAMIAFDQIALGHTQTMVAGGMESMTNAPYLLPKMRGGARIGHGQVVDHMFLDGLEDAYDKGRLMGTFAEDCAESYQFTREAQDEYALRSLSNALSAQENNAFDQEITQVKIQTRKGEVVLDADEQPKSARPEKIPTLKPAFRKDGTVTAANSSSISDGAAALVLASAEAAEQQGLTVRARILGHASHAQAPGLFTTAPVPAAQKLLGHIGWKKEDVDLWEVNEAFAVVPMAFMHEMGLSREIVNVNGGACALGHPIGASGARIMVTLLNALEKRNLKRGVAAICIGGGEGTAIAIERV; this is encoded by the coding sequence ATGAACGAGGTTGTGATAGCAGGTGCCGCGCGTACACCAATGGGCGGCTTTCAGGGCATGTTTGACGGCGTCGCCGCTGCTGATCTGGGCGGTGCTGCTATCCGCGCAGCGCTGGAGGGTGCTGGCATTCGGACCGTGGATGAGGTGCTGATGGGCTGCGTCCTGCCTGCCGGCCAGGGACAGGCCCCGGCGCGTCAGGCTGGGTTTGCCGCCGGTCTGGGAGAAGATGTACCTGCCACAACGCTCAACAAAATGTGCGGTTCAGGCATGAAGGCCGCAATGATCGCGTTTGATCAGATCGCTTTGGGCCATACTCAGACCATGGTCGCTGGCGGGATGGAGAGCATGACCAACGCGCCCTATCTGCTGCCCAAGATGCGCGGTGGCGCCCGGATCGGACATGGGCAGGTCGTCGATCACATGTTTCTGGACGGGCTCGAAGACGCCTATGACAAAGGTCGGCTTATGGGCACGTTTGCCGAGGACTGTGCCGAATCCTATCAGTTCACGCGCGAGGCGCAGGACGAATACGCCCTGCGATCGCTTTCGAACGCGCTGTCCGCGCAGGAAAATAATGCGTTCGACCAGGAAATTACACAGGTCAAGATTCAGACTCGTAAAGGCGAGGTTGTGCTGGACGCGGATGAGCAACCAAAATCGGCGCGGCCCGAGAAGATACCCACACTGAAACCAGCCTTTCGCAAGGATGGAACGGTAACGGCAGCCAATTCTTCTTCGATCTCGGATGGCGCAGCCGCCCTTGTGCTTGCCTCGGCAGAGGCGGCAGAACAGCAGGGCCTGACCGTGCGCGCACGGATTCTTGGCCACGCCAGTCACGCGCAGGCACCGGGGTTGTTCACAACTGCTCCGGTTCCGGCGGCGCAGAAATTGTTGGGCCATATCGGTTGGAAAAAAGAAGATGTCGATCTGTGGGAGGTCAACGAAGCCTTCGCCGTTGTGCCCATGGCTTTCATGCACGAAATGGGCTTGTCGCGTGAGATCGTGAACGTGAATGGCGGGGCATGTGCGCTTGGCCATCCGATTGGCGCTTCTGGGGCCCGGATCATGGTCACGCTGCTGAATGCGCTGGAAAAGCGGAACCTCAAGCGCGGTGTCGCGGCAATCTGCATCGGCGGCGGAGAAGGGACGGCCATCGCAATAGAACGCGTTTGA
- a CDS encoding AEC family transporter has protein sequence MNLLLTVFEIVAPVFLLAGIGFAWVKLGFEYRLQFVTRFAVTLAVPSLIFVALMQTDIPGGELTVFTLAAIASHVALAVVFWVFVRASGLEQRTYLSPLIFGNTGNLGLPLCIFAFGQAGLGFAVIFLAVTALFSFTYGIYLVAGRGAFGKVLREPMVWATLLGALFLWRGWQTPLFLTNTLELLGQMAVPMMLITLGVAIARLTTQKLQQAIWLSLLKLAVCFGLGWALAISFGLGPVAFGVLVLQMCAPVAVTSYLLAERFDVDSDAVAGMVMVSTVLSVAALPIILAIIL, from the coding sequence GTGAACCTACTCCTAACAGTGTTCGAAATCGTTGCCCCGGTGTTCCTTCTGGCCGGGATCGGGTTTGCGTGGGTCAAGCTCGGCTTCGAGTATCGGTTACAATTTGTCACGCGGTTTGCGGTGACGCTTGCAGTGCCCAGCCTGATCTTCGTAGCCTTGATGCAAACCGACATTCCTGGCGGTGAATTGACCGTTTTCACGCTCGCTGCGATTGCATCACATGTTGCTTTGGCGGTGGTTTTCTGGGTCTTTGTACGTGCCTCAGGGCTTGAGCAGCGGACCTACCTGTCACCTCTTATCTTCGGTAACACTGGGAATCTGGGCCTGCCTTTGTGCATCTTTGCCTTTGGACAGGCTGGGTTGGGTTTCGCGGTGATCTTTTTGGCCGTAACCGCTCTGTTTTCTTTTACCTACGGTATCTATCTGGTCGCGGGGCGTGGCGCCTTTGGCAAGGTTCTGCGCGAGCCGATGGTCTGGGCCACGCTGTTGGGGGCATTGTTTCTGTGGCGTGGATGGCAGACGCCACTGTTTCTAACCAACACGCTGGAACTGTTGGGCCAGATGGCGGTGCCTATGATGCTGATCACCCTTGGGGTCGCGATTGCACGCCTGACAACACAGAAGCTGCAACAGGCTATATGGTTGTCCTTGCTGAAACTCGCGGTGTGCTTCGGGTTGGGCTGGGCTCTTGCCATCAGTTTTGGACTGGGTCCTGTAGCCTTCGGAGTTCTGGTTTTGCAAATGTGTGCGCCGGTCGCCGTCACCTCATACCTGCTGGCAGAGCGGTTTGATGTGGATTCCGACGCGGTTGCAGGCATGGTCATGGTCTCGACAGTATTGTCGGTCGCCGCATTACCGATAATTCTCGCTATTATTCTGTAA
- a CDS encoding aminotransferase class I/II-fold pyridoxal phosphate-dependent enzyme — protein sequence MNFPERFSNLPEYAFPRLRALLDHHQPGGEVVHMTIGEPKHDFPSWVTDVIMENAAGFQGYPPNEGSPELRAAITDWINRRYGVSMDADANVMALNGTREGLYNAAMALCPEQKNGQQPIILCPNPFYQVYMVASISVGAQPYFVPATAATGHLPDYAGLPEEVLNRTAVAYICSPANPQGAVASRDYWAELIQLAEKYDFRIFADECYSEIYRDAAPVGALTVAQELGADPERVTLFNSLSKRSNLAGLRSGLIAGGPETISRVKLLRSYAGAPLPAPLQAAAAKVWADEAHVQENRALYQEKYAVADEVFAGVQGYMPPEAGFFLWLPVENGEETALKLWQETGVRVLPGAYLSQGDLGQNPGEQFIRVAMVAPKTEMKRGLITLRDCIYS from the coding sequence ATGAATTTCCCCGAGCGGTTTTCGAACCTACCGGAATACGCATTTCCGCGTCTGCGCGCCCTGTTGGATCATCATCAGCCGGGTGGTGAAGTCGTTCACATGACCATTGGCGAGCCCAAGCATGATTTCCCATCTTGGGTGACTGACGTGATCATGGAAAACGCCGCCGGGTTTCAGGGCTATCCCCCGAACGAAGGCTCACCTGAATTGCGCGCAGCGATCACGGATTGGATCAACCGCCGCTATGGTGTGTCGATGGATGCAGATGCCAATGTGATGGCACTGAACGGTACGCGCGAGGGTCTTTATAACGCTGCAATGGCGCTCTGCCCCGAGCAGAAAAATGGGCAGCAACCGATCATTCTGTGCCCGAACCCCTTCTATCAGGTCTACATGGTTGCCTCGATTTCGGTCGGTGCGCAGCCATATTTCGTGCCGGCAACCGCTGCCACTGGCCATTTGCCAGACTATGCAGGCCTGCCCGAAGAGGTTCTGAACCGTACTGCTGTAGCCTATATCTGCTCGCCCGCGAACCCTCAGGGGGCGGTCGCCTCGCGCGATTACTGGGCCGAGCTGATTCAATTGGCTGAAAAGTACGATTTCCGTATCTTTGCCGATGAATGCTATTCCGAAATCTACCGCGACGCCGCGCCGGTTGGCGCGCTGACCGTTGCGCAGGAACTGGGTGCTGACCCCGAACGTGTCACGCTGTTCAACTCTCTGTCCAAGCGGTCGAACTTGGCCGGGCTGCGGTCGGGGCTGATCGCAGGTGGACCTGAAACAATCAGCCGTGTCAAACTGTTGCGCAGCTATGCGGGTGCCCCTTTGCCCGCCCCACTGCAGGCCGCCGCCGCCAAGGTTTGGGCCGATGAAGCGCATGTGCAGGAAAACCGCGCGCTGTATCAGGAGAAATACGCCGTCGCGGATGAGGTTTTCGCAGGCGTACAGGGCTACATGCCGCCCGAGGCCGGGTTCTTCCTGTGGCTACCCGTCGAAAACGGCGAAGAAACCGCATTGAAGCTTTGGCAGGAAACCGGCGTACGGGTTCTGCCGGGTGCATATCTTTCTCAAGGTGATCTGGGGCAAAACCCGGGCGAGCAATTTATCCGGGTCGCGATGGTGGCCCCAAAAACAGAGATGAAGCGCGGGCTGATTACACTCCGCGACTGCATCTATTCGTGA
- the ggt gene encoding gamma-glutamyltransferase — protein sequence MRDFHKTGRSEVLATEGMCATSHPLAAKIALDILQQGGNAMDAAIAGAVLLGICEPQMTGLGGDCFVLYNRAGEQTVRALNGSGRAAASADAQALRDRGLNSVPVTSPDAVTIPGAVEAFCRLAKTEGRLGLEAILQPAIHYAESGVPVAPRVAFDWMNSASTLQGAARDHYLIDGKPLQTGQVFRAPGQAEVLRRIAQHGQKAFYSGEIADDMLAALSDLGGVQTAQDFAAVQSDETVPVSGDYGGVELVEHPPNGQGATAILLLNILKHFDLAAMDPWGAERVHIEAEASKLAYDARNRFIADPDHSTRMAHFLAPETAAQLAALINPKRAMAAAAPLTESVHKDTVYITVVDRDRMAVSLIYSIYHGFGSGIASEKFGILLQNRGAGFNLEPGHPNELAGGKRPMHTIIPGMLRAQGRIAMPFGVMGGAYQPTGHARLVSNLTDFDIELQEAIDAPRAFADGGVLKIERGYSDAVLQQLSDMGHTVQIPETSLGGAQAIRICSNGVLEGASDPRKDGCALGY from the coding sequence ATGCGCGATTTTCACAAGACGGGCCGTTCTGAAGTTTTGGCAACCGAAGGGATGTGCGCAACGTCCCATCCGTTGGCCGCCAAAATCGCGCTGGATATTCTGCAGCAGGGCGGCAATGCCATGGACGCAGCCATTGCAGGCGCAGTGCTTCTGGGAATTTGCGAGCCGCAAATGACCGGCTTGGGCGGAGATTGCTTTGTTCTGTACAATCGCGCAGGCGAGCAGACTGTTCGCGCACTAAACGGTTCGGGTCGGGCCGCGGCATCAGCGGATGCACAGGCATTGCGGGATCGCGGTTTAAATTCGGTTCCCGTGACCAGCCCGGATGCCGTGACAATTCCCGGAGCGGTTGAGGCATTCTGCCGTCTAGCAAAAACCGAAGGTCGGCTGGGCCTGGAAGCAATCCTGCAACCCGCAATCCATTATGCCGAGTCAGGTGTTCCGGTGGCTCCACGCGTTGCCTTTGATTGGATGAACAGCGCGTCCACCCTGCAAGGCGCGGCACGTGATCATTATCTGATTGACGGCAAACCCTTGCAAACCGGGCAGGTTTTTCGCGCCCCCGGTCAGGCAGAAGTTCTTCGGCGCATTGCCCAACACGGTCAAAAGGCATTTTATTCTGGTGAGATTGCCGATGACATGCTTGCGGCCCTGTCCGATCTGGGTGGAGTACAGACTGCGCAGGATTTCGCGGCCGTGCAAAGCGATGAAACTGTGCCCGTCAGCGGAGATTATGGCGGTGTCGAACTGGTCGAGCACCCACCGAATGGTCAGGGCGCGACGGCAATCCTGTTGCTGAATATCTTGAAGCACTTCGATCTGGCCGCAATGGACCCTTGGGGGGCTGAACGCGTACATATCGAAGCCGAGGCCAGCAAACTGGCCTACGACGCACGCAATCGTTTCATCGCCGATCCCGACCACAGCACGCGGATGGCTCATTTTCTTGCACCTGAGACAGCCGCCCAACTTGCCGCGCTGATCAATCCGAAACGCGCCATGGCTGCCGCCGCTCCCTTGACCGAGTCTGTTCACAAAGACACCGTCTATATCACCGTGGTTGACCGGGATCGCATGGCCGTTTCACTTATTTATTCGATCTACCACGGGTTCGGGTCGGGCATCGCTTCGGAAAAGTTCGGCATTTTGCTGCAGAATCGGGGTGCTGGTTTCAACCTCGAACCCGGTCATCCAAATGAGCTTGCCGGTGGAAAGCGACCAATGCACACAATCATACCGGGAATGTTGCGCGCCCAAGGCCGCATCGCGATGCCCTTTGGCGTCATGGGAGGTGCCTATCAACCAACCGGACACGCTCGGCTAGTGTCAAATCTCACGGATTTCGACATAGAGCTGCAGGAAGCCATCGATGCGCCTCGGGCATTTGCAGATGGGGGTGTTCTGAAAATTGAGCGAGGCTATTCCGATGCCGTTCTGCAACAATTATCCGATATGGGGCACACTGTCCAAATACCGGAAACGTCTCTGGGTGGTGCGCAAGCCATTCGAATCTGTTCAAACGGAGTTCTGGAAGGTGCTAGCGATCCCCGTAAAGATGGTTGCGCATTAGGCTACTGA